One window of Marinobacterium aestuarii genomic DNA carries:
- a CDS encoding iron-containing alcohol dehydrogenase produces the protein MSTQIILPRILQVGAGASEEIPNILTSLTCSRPLIVTDKMMVELGYASRIQSSLSAHGIYADVFDNTVPEPTVASIQAGVEQARNGDYDCIVALGGGSPIDSAKAIAILAKHGGQMRDYKFPRIVLEAGLPIIAVPTTAGTGSEVTRVTIITDETSDEKMLCVGIGFMPLAALIDYNLTLSVPPRTTADTGIDALTHAIEAYVSKKASLYSDSQALAAMSLLAPNLRRAYHNGADREAREAMMLGSTLAGVAFSNASVALVHGMSRPIGAAFHVPHGLSNAMLLPCVTAWSIPAAPERYADCARAMGIATGQDSDAQANQKLLDELHALNDELQVPSPAQFGIDRQAFFDLLPVMAEQALASGSPGNNPRVPNAAEITELYQQLW, from the coding sequence ATGTCTACTCAAATCATACTGCCGCGCATCCTGCAGGTCGGCGCCGGCGCCAGCGAAGAGATCCCCAACATCCTCACCAGCCTGACCTGTTCCAGGCCCCTGATTGTAACGGACAAGATGATGGTGGAGCTGGGCTATGCCAGCCGCATCCAGAGCAGCCTCAGTGCCCACGGTATCTATGCCGATGTATTCGACAATACGGTACCCGAACCCACGGTTGCCTCCATTCAAGCCGGCGTCGAGCAGGCCCGCAACGGCGACTATGACTGCATCGTCGCCCTGGGCGGCGGTAGCCCCATCGACAGCGCCAAGGCCATTGCGATACTGGCCAAACACGGCGGCCAGATGCGTGACTACAAGTTCCCGCGCATAGTGCTGGAAGCCGGACTGCCCATTATCGCCGTGCCGACAACCGCGGGCACCGGCTCTGAAGTCACCCGCGTCACCATCATTACCGATGAAACCAGCGACGAGAAAATGCTCTGCGTCGGTATCGGCTTTATGCCGCTGGCGGCGCTGATCGATTACAACCTGACCCTGAGCGTACCGCCGCGCACCACGGCGGATACCGGTATTGATGCGCTTACCCATGCCATTGAAGCCTATGTCAGCAAGAAGGCCAGCCTGTACTCCGATAGCCAGGCCCTGGCAGCCATGAGCCTGCTGGCCCCCAATCTGCGTCGGGCCTATCACAATGGCGCCGACCGCGAAGCGCGCGAGGCCATGATGCTGGGTTCGACCCTGGCCGGGGTGGCATTCTCCAATGCCTCGGTGGCGCTGGTGCACGGCATGAGCCGACCCATAGGCGCTGCCTTTCATGTACCCCACGGGTTATCGAACGCCATGCTGCTGCCCTGCGTCACGGCCTGGTCGATTCCGGCCGCGCCCGAACGCTATGCCGATTGCGCCAGGGCCATGGGCATTGCTACGGGGCAGGACAGCGATGCCCAGGCCAATCAGAAACTGCTGGATGAGCTGCATGCCCTGAATGACGAGCTGCAGGTGCCAAGTCCGGCGCAGTTTGGTATCGATCGGCAGGCCTTCTTCGATCTGCTGCCGGTGATGGCCGAGCAGGCGCTGGCGTCCGGTTCGCCGGGCAACAACCCGCGGGTGCCGAATGCGGCTGAAATTACCGAGCTGTACCAGCAGCTCTGGTAA